A region from the Triticum urartu cultivar G1812 chromosome 1, Tu2.1, whole genome shotgun sequence genome encodes:
- the LOC125521156 gene encoding nicotianamine aminotransferase A-like — translation MATAHQSDGAAAANGKSNGHAVPPAANGESNGHAEAAPVNGESNGHAAAAAAEPEEAVEWNFAGAKGGVLAATGANMSIRAIRYKISASVRESGPRPVLPLAHGDPSVFPAFRTAVEAEDAVAAALRTGQFNCSPAGVGLPAARSAVAEHLSQGVPYRLSADDIFLTAGGTQAIEVIIPVLAQTAGANILLPRPGYPNYEARAAFNKLEVRHFDLIPEKGWEIDIDSLESMADKNTTAMVIINPNNPCGSVYSYEHLAKVAEVARKLGILVIADEVYGKLVLGSAPFIPMGVFGHITPVLSIGSLSKSWIVPGWRLGWVAVYDPRKILEETKISASITNYLNVSTDPATFIQAALPQILENTKEDFFKGIIGLLKESSEICYRQIKENKYITCPHKPEGSMFVMVKLNLHLLEEIHDDIDFCCKLAKEESVILCPGSVLGMENWVRITFACVPSSLQDGLERIKSFCQRNKKKNSINGC, via the exons ATGGCCACCGCACACCAGAgcgacggcgccgccgccgccaacggCAAGAGCAACGGCCACGCCGTGCCCCCCGCCGCGAACGGCGAGAGCAACGGCCACGCCGAGGCCGCTCCTGTGAACGGCGAGAGCAACGGgcatgcggcggcggcggcggcggagccgGAGGAGGCGGTGGAGTGGAATTTCGCGGGGGCCAAGGGCGGCGTCCTGGCGGCGACGGGGGCGAACATGAGCATCCGGGCGATACGGTACAAGATCAGCGCGAGCGTGCGGGAGAGCGGGCCGCGGCCCGTGCTGCCGCTGGCCCACGGGGACCCGTCCGTGTTCCCGGCCTTCCGCACGGCCGTCGAGGCCGaggacgccgtcgccgccgcgctGCGCACCGGCCAGTTCAACTGCTCCCCCGCCGGCGTCGGCCTGCCCGCCGCACGAAG TGCCGTGGCAGAGCACCTGTCGCAGGGTGTGCCGTACAGGCTATCGGCCGACGACATCTTCCTCACCGCCGGCGGAACTCAGGCAATCGAAGTCATAATCCCGGTTCTTGCCCAAACCGCCGGCGCCAACATTCTGCTCCCCAGGCCAGGCTATCCAAACTACGAGGCGCGCGCGGCGTTCAACAAGCTGGAGGTTCGACATTTCGACCTTATCCCGGAGAAGGGGTGGGAGATCGACATCGACTCGCTGGAATCCATGGCCGACAAGAACACAACTGCGATGGTCATCATAAACCCAAACAATCCATGTGGCAGCGTTTACTCCTACGAGCATTTGGCCAAG GTCGCAGAGGTGGCAAGAAAGCTCGGAATATTGGTGATTGCTGACGAGGTATACGGCAAGCTGGTTCTGGGCAGCGCCCCGTTTATCCCAATGGGTGTGTTTGGGCACATTACCCCTGTGCTGTCCATAGGGTCTCTGTCCAAGTCATGGATAGTTCCTGGATGGCGCCTTGGATGGGTAGCGGTGTACGACCCCAGAAAGATTTTAGAGGAAACTAAG ATCTCTGCATCTATTACGAATTACCTTAATGTCTCAACGGACCCAGCAACCTTCATTCAG GCGGCTCTTCCTCAAATTCTTGAGAACACAAAAGAAGATTTCTTCAAGGGGATTATCGGTCTGCTAAAGGAATCATCAGAGATATGCTATAGACAAATAAAGGAAAATAAATACATTACATGCCCTCACAAGCCAGAAGGATCGATGTTTGTAATG GTGAAACTGAACTTACATCTTTTGGAGGAGATCCATGATGACATTGATTTTTGCTGCAAGCTCGCGAAAGAAGAATCGGTGATTTTATGCCCAG GGAGTGTTCTGGGAATGGAAAATTGGGTCCGCATTACTTTTGCTTGTGTTCCATCTTCTCTTCAAGATGGCCTCGAAAGGATCAAATCCTTCTGTcaaaggaacaagaagaagaattCAATTAATGGTTGTTAG